The Salvia miltiorrhiza cultivar Shanhuang (shh) chromosome 1, IMPLAD_Smil_shh, whole genome shotgun sequence genome has a window encoding:
- the LOC131016946 gene encoding CBL-interacting serine/threonine-protein kinase 3-like isoform X5 → MNQPKIKRRIGKYEVGRTIGEGTFAKVKFARNSETGEAVALKILDKDAVLKHKMAEQIKREIATMKLIKHPNVVTIYEVMASKTKIFIVLEFVTGGELFDKIVNHGRMREEEARRYFQQLINAVDYCHSRGVFHRDLKPENLLLDAAGNLKVSDFGLSALSQQVRGDGLLHTTCGTPNYVAPEVLNDRGYNGATADLWSCGVILFVLLAGYLPFDDSNLINLYKKICSAEFTCPPWISFGAMKLIAQILEPDPEKRITIPDILEDEWFKKDYKPSAFDEKEDANLDDVEAVFKDSEEYHVTEKREVQPAAMNAFELISMSKGLDLGNLFDEQGFKRETRFTSKSSAKDIISKIEEAAKPLGFDVQKKNYKMRLENSKAGRKGNLNIATEVFQVAPSLHMVEVRKAKGDTLEFHKFYKNLSTCLEDVVWKSEDDVSQRK, encoded by the exons ATGAATCAACCCAAAATCAAACGTAGAATCGGGAAGTATGAGGTTGGAAGGACTATTGGTGAGGGAACATTTGCAAAAGTTAAATTTGCCAGAAATTCTGAGACTGGAGAAGCTGTGGCCCTCAAGATTCTTGACAAGGATGCCGTCCTAAAGCACAAAATGGCTGAACAG ATTAAGCGGGAGATAGCAACAATGAAATTGATCAAACATCCCAATGTTGTTACCATATACGAg GTGATGGCCAGCAAGACCAAGATATTTATTGTTTTGGAGTTTGTCACCGGGGGAGAGCTCTTTGACAAAATT gtaaatcatgGAAGGATGCGAGAAGAAGAAGCCAGAAGATATTTTCAGCAACTTATTAATGCTGTTGATTATTGCCATAGTAGGGGGGTTTTTCACAGAGATCTGAAG CCAGAAAACTTACTGCTGGATGCTGCTGGAAACCTTAAAGTTTCTGATTTTGGATTAAGTGCTTTGTCTCAGCAAGTCAGG GGCGATGGTTTGCTGCATACTACTTGTGGAACACCAAACTATGTTGCTCCTGAG GTCCTTAATGATCGAGGCTACAATGGAGCAACTGCGGACTTGTGGTCGTGTGGAGTCATACTCTTTGTATTGCTTGCAGGTTACTTGCCTTTTGATGATTCTAATCTTATCAACCTATATAAAAAA ATATGTTCAGCTGAATTCACCTGTCCTCCTTGGATTTCCTTTGGTGCCATGAAATTGATAGCTCAGATCCTGGAGCCAGATCCGGAGAAA CGTATTACAATTCCCGATATTTTGGAGGATGAGTGGTTTAAGAAGGATTACAAACCGTCAGCCTTTGATGAGAAAGAAGATGCAAATTTGGATGACGTTGAAGCTGTATTTAAGGATTCTGAG GAATATCACGTAACTGAGAAAAGGGAGGTGCAGCCAGCTGCCATGAATGCCTTTGAGTTGATTTCCATGTCAAAAGGTCTGGATCTTGGGAATCTATTTGATGAACAG GGATTCAAGAGAGAAACGAGGTTCACATCTaaatcctcggcaaaggatataaTTAGTAAAATCGAAGAAGCCGCAAAACCTCTAGGTTTTGATGTCCAGAAAAAGAATTACAAG ATGAGGCTTGAAAACTCAAAAGCTGGAAGAAAAGGCAACCTCAATATCGCCACAgag GTTTTTCAAGTGGCCCCTTCTTTGCACATGGTTGAGGTTAGAAAAGCAAAGGGAGATACTTTGGAATTCCACAAG TTCTATAAAAACCTCTCCACCTGCTTAGAGGACGTGGTATGGAAATCCGAAGACGATGTGTCACAAAGAAAGTAG
- the LOC131016946 gene encoding CBL-interacting serine/threonine-protein kinase 3-like isoform X1: MGKLTRTSSKINPSDTQSQMNQPKIKRRIGKYEVGRTIGEGTFAKVKFARNSETGEAVALKILDKDAVLKHKMAEQIKREIATMKLIKHPNVVTIYEVMASKTKIFIVLEFVTGGELFDKIVNHGRMREEEARRYFQQLINAVDYCHSRGVFHRDLKPENLLLDAAGNLKVSDFGLSALSQQVRGDGLLHTTCGTPNYVAPEVLNDRGYNGATADLWSCGVILFVLLAGYLPFDDSNLINLYKKICSAEFTCPPWISFGAMKLIAQILEPDPEKRITIPDILEDEWFKKDYKPSAFDEKEDANLDDVEAVFKDSEEYHVTEKREVQPAAMNAFELISMSKGLDLGNLFDEQGFKRETRFTSKSSAKDIISKIEEAAKPLGFDVQKKNYKMRLENSKAGRKGNLNIATEVFQVAPSLHMVEVRKAKGDTLEFHKFYKNLSTCLEDVVWKSEDDVSQRK; the protein is encoded by the exons ATGGG GAAATTGACTAGGACTTCTAGTAAAATCAACCCATCAGATACTCAGTCGCAAATGAATCAACCCAAAATCAAACGTAGAATCGGGAAGTATGAGGTTGGAAGGACTATTGGTGAGGGAACATTTGCAAAAGTTAAATTTGCCAGAAATTCTGAGACTGGAGAAGCTGTGGCCCTCAAGATTCTTGACAAGGATGCCGTCCTAAAGCACAAAATGGCTGAACAG ATTAAGCGGGAGATAGCAACAATGAAATTGATCAAACATCCCAATGTTGTTACCATATACGAg GTGATGGCCAGCAAGACCAAGATATTTATTGTTTTGGAGTTTGTCACCGGGGGAGAGCTCTTTGACAAAATT gtaaatcatgGAAGGATGCGAGAAGAAGAAGCCAGAAGATATTTTCAGCAACTTATTAATGCTGTTGATTATTGCCATAGTAGGGGGGTTTTTCACAGAGATCTGAAG CCAGAAAACTTACTGCTGGATGCTGCTGGAAACCTTAAAGTTTCTGATTTTGGATTAAGTGCTTTGTCTCAGCAAGTCAGG GGCGATGGTTTGCTGCATACTACTTGTGGAACACCAAACTATGTTGCTCCTGAG GTCCTTAATGATCGAGGCTACAATGGAGCAACTGCGGACTTGTGGTCGTGTGGAGTCATACTCTTTGTATTGCTTGCAGGTTACTTGCCTTTTGATGATTCTAATCTTATCAACCTATATAAAAAA ATATGTTCAGCTGAATTCACCTGTCCTCCTTGGATTTCCTTTGGTGCCATGAAATTGATAGCTCAGATCCTGGAGCCAGATCCGGAGAAA CGTATTACAATTCCCGATATTTTGGAGGATGAGTGGTTTAAGAAGGATTACAAACCGTCAGCCTTTGATGAGAAAGAAGATGCAAATTTGGATGACGTTGAAGCTGTATTTAAGGATTCTGAG GAATATCACGTAACTGAGAAAAGGGAGGTGCAGCCAGCTGCCATGAATGCCTTTGAGTTGATTTCCATGTCAAAAGGTCTGGATCTTGGGAATCTATTTGATGAACAG GGATTCAAGAGAGAAACGAGGTTCACATCTaaatcctcggcaaaggatataaTTAGTAAAATCGAAGAAGCCGCAAAACCTCTAGGTTTTGATGTCCAGAAAAAGAATTACAAG ATGAGGCTTGAAAACTCAAAAGCTGGAAGAAAAGGCAACCTCAATATCGCCACAgag GTTTTTCAAGTGGCCCCTTCTTTGCACATGGTTGAGGTTAGAAAAGCAAAGGGAGATACTTTGGAATTCCACAAG TTCTATAAAAACCTCTCCACCTGCTTAGAGGACGTGGTATGGAAATCCGAAGACGATGTGTCACAAAGAAAGTAG
- the LOC131016946 gene encoding CBL-interacting serine/threonine-protein kinase 3-like isoform X2, with amino-acid sequence MKLTRTSSKINPSDTQSQMNQPKIKRRIGKYEVGRTIGEGTFAKVKFARNSETGEAVALKILDKDAVLKHKMAEQIKREIATMKLIKHPNVVTIYEVMASKTKIFIVLEFVTGGELFDKIVNHGRMREEEARRYFQQLINAVDYCHSRGVFHRDLKPENLLLDAAGNLKVSDFGLSALSQQVRGDGLLHTTCGTPNYVAPEVLNDRGYNGATADLWSCGVILFVLLAGYLPFDDSNLINLYKKICSAEFTCPPWISFGAMKLIAQILEPDPEKRITIPDILEDEWFKKDYKPSAFDEKEDANLDDVEAVFKDSEEYHVTEKREVQPAAMNAFELISMSKGLDLGNLFDEQGFKRETRFTSKSSAKDIISKIEEAAKPLGFDVQKKNYKMRLENSKAGRKGNLNIATEVFQVAPSLHMVEVRKAKGDTLEFHKFYKNLSTCLEDVVWKSEDDVSQRK; translated from the exons AT GAAATTGACTAGGACTTCTAGTAAAATCAACCCATCAGATACTCAGTCGCAAATGAATCAACCCAAAATCAAACGTAGAATCGGGAAGTATGAGGTTGGAAGGACTATTGGTGAGGGAACATTTGCAAAAGTTAAATTTGCCAGAAATTCTGAGACTGGAGAAGCTGTGGCCCTCAAGATTCTTGACAAGGATGCCGTCCTAAAGCACAAAATGGCTGAACAG ATTAAGCGGGAGATAGCAACAATGAAATTGATCAAACATCCCAATGTTGTTACCATATACGAg GTGATGGCCAGCAAGACCAAGATATTTATTGTTTTGGAGTTTGTCACCGGGGGAGAGCTCTTTGACAAAATT gtaaatcatgGAAGGATGCGAGAAGAAGAAGCCAGAAGATATTTTCAGCAACTTATTAATGCTGTTGATTATTGCCATAGTAGGGGGGTTTTTCACAGAGATCTGAAG CCAGAAAACTTACTGCTGGATGCTGCTGGAAACCTTAAAGTTTCTGATTTTGGATTAAGTGCTTTGTCTCAGCAAGTCAGG GGCGATGGTTTGCTGCATACTACTTGTGGAACACCAAACTATGTTGCTCCTGAG GTCCTTAATGATCGAGGCTACAATGGAGCAACTGCGGACTTGTGGTCGTGTGGAGTCATACTCTTTGTATTGCTTGCAGGTTACTTGCCTTTTGATGATTCTAATCTTATCAACCTATATAAAAAA ATATGTTCAGCTGAATTCACCTGTCCTCCTTGGATTTCCTTTGGTGCCATGAAATTGATAGCTCAGATCCTGGAGCCAGATCCGGAGAAA CGTATTACAATTCCCGATATTTTGGAGGATGAGTGGTTTAAGAAGGATTACAAACCGTCAGCCTTTGATGAGAAAGAAGATGCAAATTTGGATGACGTTGAAGCTGTATTTAAGGATTCTGAG GAATATCACGTAACTGAGAAAAGGGAGGTGCAGCCAGCTGCCATGAATGCCTTTGAGTTGATTTCCATGTCAAAAGGTCTGGATCTTGGGAATCTATTTGATGAACAG GGATTCAAGAGAGAAACGAGGTTCACATCTaaatcctcggcaaaggatataaTTAGTAAAATCGAAGAAGCCGCAAAACCTCTAGGTTTTGATGTCCAGAAAAAGAATTACAAG ATGAGGCTTGAAAACTCAAAAGCTGGAAGAAAAGGCAACCTCAATATCGCCACAgag GTTTTTCAAGTGGCCCCTTCTTTGCACATGGTTGAGGTTAGAAAAGCAAAGGGAGATACTTTGGAATTCCACAAG TTCTATAAAAACCTCTCCACCTGCTTAGAGGACGTGGTATGGAAATCCGAAGACGATGTGTCACAAAGAAAGTAG